In Pseudomonas fluorescens NCIMB 11764, a single window of DNA contains:
- the pal gene encoding peptidoglycan-associated lipoprotein Pal, producing the protein MEMLKFGKFAALALAMAVAVGCSSKGGDNAGEGAVDPNAGYGANTGAVDGSLSEEAALRAITTFYFEYDSSDLKPEAMRALDVHAKDLKANGARVVLEGNTDERGTREYNMALGERRAKAVQRYLVLQGVSPAQLELVSYGEERPVATGNDEQSWAQNRRVELRK; encoded by the coding sequence ATGGAAATGCTGAAGTTTGGTAAATTTGCTGCGCTGGCTCTGGCCATGGCTGTAGCTGTAGGTTGCTCGTCCAAAGGCGGCGACAACGCCGGTGAAGGCGCTGTTGATCCAAACGCTGGTTACGGCGCTAACACTGGTGCCGTTGATGGCTCCCTGAGCGAAGAAGCTGCTCTGCGCGCAATCACCACCTTCTACTTCGAATACGACAGCTCGGACCTGAAGCCAGAAGCCATGCGCGCTCTGGACGTTCACGCCAAAGACCTGAAAGCAAACGGCGCTCGCGTTGTTCTGGAAGGCAACACCGACGAACGTGGTACTCGTGAGTACAACATGGCACTGGGCGAGCGTCGTGCGAAAGCCGTTCAACGCTACCTGGTACTGCAAGGTGTTTCCCCAGCTCAGCTGGAACTGGTTTCCTACGGCGAAGAGCGTCCAGTTGCTACCGGCAACGACGAGCAGTCCTGGGCTCAAAACCGTCGCGTCGAACTGCGTAAGTAA
- the tolB gene encoding Tol-Pal system beta propeller repeat protein TolB — MLVVICCMAGIAAADEKNILVTSGSDRATPIAVVPFGNQGGSVLPDDMAEIIGNDLRNSGYYSPIPKQNMISQPSQASEIIYRDFKALGAQYVMVGSIAPAGGRLQVQYALFNVATEQQVLTGSVSGSVDQLRDMSHYIADQSFEKLTGIKGAFSTRLLYVTAERFSEKNTRYTLQRSDYDGARAVTLLQSREPILSPRFAPDGKRIAYVSFEQKRPRIFMQNIDTGRREQITNFEGLNGAPAWSPDGNRLAFVLSKDGNPDIYVMNLGSRQITRVTNGPGINTEPFWGKDGSTLYFTSDRGGKPQIYKSSVSGGGAERVTFIGNYNANPKLSADEKTLVMIHRQDGFTNFKVAAQDLQRGSVKILTDSTLDESPTVAPNGTMVIYATRQQGRGVLMLVSINGRVRLPLPTAQGEVREPSWSPYLN, encoded by the coding sequence ATGCTTGTCGTGATCTGCTGCATGGCAGGGATAGCGGCGGCAGATGAAAAAAACATTCTGGTCACGAGCGGCAGCGATCGGGCAACTCCGATCGCCGTTGTACCGTTCGGCAACCAGGGCGGCAGCGTGCTGCCGGACGACATGGCCGAAATCATCGGTAACGACCTGCGCAACTCGGGTTACTACTCGCCGATTCCAAAGCAGAACATGATCAGCCAGCCGAGCCAGGCCAGCGAAATCATCTACCGTGACTTCAAGGCGCTGGGCGCCCAGTACGTCATGGTCGGCAGCATTGCTCCAGCGGGCGGTCGCCTGCAGGTTCAATATGCTCTGTTCAACGTCGCCACCGAACAGCAAGTGCTGACCGGCAGCGTGTCGGGCAGCGTTGATCAACTGCGCGACATGTCGCACTACATTGCGGACCAGTCGTTCGAAAAACTCACCGGTATCAAAGGTGCGTTCTCGACTCGTCTGCTGTACGTGACTGCGGAGCGTTTCTCCGAGAAGAACACGCGCTACACGCTGCAACGTTCGGATTATGACGGTGCCCGCGCCGTGACCCTGCTGCAGTCGCGCGAGCCGATCCTGTCGCCGCGTTTCGCACCGGATGGCAAGCGCATCGCTTATGTGTCGTTCGAGCAGAAGCGTCCACGTATTTTCATGCAGAACATCGACACCGGTCGCCGTGAGCAGATCACCAACTTCGAAGGCCTGAATGGCGCACCAGCCTGGTCGCCGGATGGCAATCGCCTGGCGTTCGTGCTGTCGAAAGACGGTAACCCGGACATCTATGTGATGAACCTGGGTTCGCGTCAGATCACTCGCGTCACCAACGGTCCCGGCATCAACACCGAACCGTTCTGGGGCAAGGATGGTTCGACCCTGTACTTCACGTCAGACCGTGGCGGCAAGCCACAGATCTACAAGTCCAGCGTTAGCGGCGGCGGTGCGGAGCGTGTGACCTTTATCGGTAACTACAACGCCAACCCGAAGCTTTCGGCTGATGAAAAGACCCTGGTGATGATCCATCGCCAGGATGGTTTCACTAATTTCAAGGTGGCGGCCCAGGATTTGCAGCGCGGAAGCGTAAAAATCCTCACTGATAGCACTCTGGACGAGTCGCCTACTGTTGCGCCCAACGGCACCATGGTAATCTACGCCACCCGCCAGCAGGGCCGGGGAGTCTTGATGCTCGTGTCCATTAATGGACGCGTAAGGCTCCCGCTTCCTACCGCACAAGGCGAAGTCAGAGAACCTTCCTGGTCCCCTTACCTGAACTGA
- the ybgC gene encoding tol-pal system-associated acyl-CoA thioesterase: protein MRAQNGLEPFALRCRVYYEDTDAGGIVYYVNYLKFMERARTERLRELGFAQSQLAGEDLLFVVHSSEARYHAPARLDDELLVSAEVIELNRVSLRFKQQVRRATDNVLLCEGQFLVACVRTESLKPRAIPEALRAAFADVSGAGTHSKQEIKRGS, encoded by the coding sequence ATGCGCGCGCAAAACGGGCTTGAGCCTTTCGCACTTCGTTGTCGCGTTTATTACGAGGACACCGATGCGGGCGGCATCGTGTATTACGTTAATTACCTCAAGTTTATGGAACGGGCTCGAACCGAGCGGCTCCGGGAGCTGGGCTTTGCCCAATCCCAGCTGGCAGGAGAGGACCTGTTGTTTGTCGTGCATTCCAGCGAAGCGCGTTATCACGCGCCGGCGCGACTGGACGACGAACTCCTGGTAAGCGCTGAAGTAATCGAATTGAACCGTGTCAGCCTGCGCTTCAAGCAGCAGGTCAGGCGAGCCACGGATAATGTGCTGCTCTGCGAAGGGCAGTTTCTGGTGGCCTGTGTGCGCACTGAAAGTTTAAAACCCCGGGCCATTCCCGAAGCTCTACGTGCGGCCTTTGCCGACGTGAGCGGCGCGGGTACTCACTCAAAGCAGGAGATAAAGCGTGGAAGCTAA
- a CDS encoding cold-shock protein, protein MSQRQSGTVKWFNDEKGFGFITPESGPDLFVHFRAIQGNGFKSLKEGQKVTFIAVQGQKGMQADEVQAEA, encoded by the coding sequence ATGTCCCAACGTCAGAGCGGTACCGTCAAGTGGTTTAACGACGAGAAAGGTTTTGGTTTTATCACTCCAGAAAGCGGTCCGGATCTGTTCGTGCATTTCCGCGCTATTCAGGGCAACGGCTTCAAGAGCCTGAAAGAAGGCCAGAAAGTGACCTTCATCGCCGTGCAAGGCCAAAAAGGCATGCAGGCTGACGAAGTACAAGCAGAAGCCTAA
- the tolQ gene encoding protein TolQ has translation MEANVVDHSSMWSLVSNASIVVQLVMLILVAASVTSWIMIFQRSNLLRAGRRALESFEERFWSGIDLSKLYRQAGSNPDPDSGVEQIFRAGFKEFSRLRQQPGVDPEAVMEGVARAMRVAISREEEKLEQSLPFLATVGSVSPYIGLFGTVWGIMNSFRGLATAQQATLATVAPGIAEALIATAIGLFAAIPAVIAYNRFAARSETLISRYYTFADEFQAILHRKVHTSEE, from the coding sequence GTGGAAGCTAACGTCGTCGACCATTCCTCCATGTGGAGCCTGGTCAGCAATGCCAGTATCGTGGTGCAACTGGTAATGCTGATCCTGGTAGCCGCATCGGTGACCTCATGGATCATGATCTTTCAGCGCAGCAACTTGCTGCGCGCGGGTCGACGTGCCCTGGAGAGCTTTGAAGAGCGCTTCTGGTCGGGCATCGACCTGTCCAAGCTCTACCGTCAGGCCGGCAGCAACCCTGATCCGGATTCGGGCGTTGAGCAGATCTTCCGTGCCGGCTTCAAGGAATTCTCCCGTCTGCGCCAGCAGCCAGGCGTTGACCCGGAAGCGGTCATGGAAGGCGTGGCCCGTGCCATGCGCGTAGCCATTTCCCGCGAAGAAGAAAAGCTCGAGCAGAGCCTGCCGTTCCTTGCCACCGTCGGTTCCGTCAGCCCGTACATCGGTCTGTTCGGTACGGTCTGGGGCATCATGAACTCCTTCCGTGGTCTGGCGACTGCCCAGCAAGCGACCCTGGCCACCGTGGCTCCAGGTATTGCCGAGGCGCTGATTGCCACCGCGATCGGTCTGTTCGCAGCCATCCCGGCCGTTATCGCTTACAACCGTTTTGCCGCTCGCAGCGAAACGCTGATCAGCCGTTACTACACCTTCGCCGATGAATTCCAGGCGATCCTGCACCGCAAAGTGCACACCAGCGAAGAATAA
- the nadA gene encoding quinolinate synthase NadA, translated as MTQISERLLVQAHLDAKQPKPLTAEEEAYYRAAIAAELKAQDAVLVAHFYCDPVIQALAEETGGCVSDSLEMARFGNAHPAKTVVVAGVKFMGETAKILNPEKRVLMPTLEATCSLDLGCPVDEFSAFCDQHPERTVVVYANTSAAVKARADWVVTSSCALEIVESLMDNGETIIWGPDKHLGTYIQRKTGADMLLWDGACIVHEEFKSKQLEDMKALYPDAAILVHPESPTSVIELADAVGSTSQLIAAAQSLPNKTLIVATDRGIFYKMQQLCPDKVFIEAPTAGNGAACRSCAHCPWMAMNTLERVLKSLKEGTNEIFVDPALIPQAIRPLKRMLDFTQAARMKLAGNA; from the coding sequence ATGACGCAGATTTCCGAACGCCTTCTGGTTCAAGCCCACCTCGACGCCAAGCAGCCCAAGCCGCTGACAGCCGAGGAAGAGGCCTATTACCGTGCTGCCATTGCCGCCGAGCTCAAGGCTCAGGACGCGGTGCTGGTTGCCCACTTTTATTGTGATCCGGTTATTCAAGCCCTGGCTGAAGAAACCGGTGGCTGTGTCTCCGACTCGCTGGAAATGGCCCGCTTCGGCAATGCTCACCCGGCCAAGACCGTGGTGGTCGCCGGCGTGAAGTTCATGGGCGAAACCGCGAAAATCCTCAACCCCGAAAAACGGGTGCTGATGCCGACCCTGGAAGCGACCTGTTCGCTCGACCTGGGTTGCCCGGTAGACGAGTTTTCGGCGTTCTGCGATCAGCACCCGGAACGTACCGTCGTGGTGTATGCCAATACCTCGGCAGCAGTCAAAGCCCGGGCGGACTGGGTGGTGACGTCTAGCTGTGCGCTGGAAATCGTCGAAAGCCTGATGGACAACGGCGAAACGATTATCTGGGGGCCGGACAAACACCTCGGCACCTACATCCAGCGCAAGACTGGCGCGGACATGTTGCTATGGGACGGTGCCTGCATCGTTCACGAAGAGTTCAAGTCCAAGCAGCTTGAAGACATGAAGGCCCTGTATCCGGACGCGGCGATTCTGGTGCATCCGGAATCGCCGACCTCGGTGATCGAATTGGCGGATGCCGTCGGTTCCACCAGTCAGCTGATTGCTGCGGCACAAAGCCTGCCGAACAAGACGCTGATCGTCGCCACCGACCGTGGCATCTTCTACAAGATGCAGCAGTTGTGCCCGGACAAGGTCTTCATCGAGGCGCCAACGGCGGGTAACGGCGCGGCGTGCCGCAGTTGCGCACATTGCCCGTGGATGGCGATGAATACGCTTGAGCGCGTGCTGAAGAGCTTGAAAGAAGGGACGAACGAGATCTTTGTTGATCCGGCGTTGATTCCTCAGGCAATTCGGCCGTTGAAGCGGATGCTCGACTTCACGCAAGCAGCGCGGATGAAGCTGGCCGGTAACGCTTAA
- the tolR gene encoding protein TolR: MARARKKRKPVAEMNVVPYIDVMLVLLVIFMVTAPMLNQGVKVDLPKVSSEALPQDNNTQVLTISIKADKTYYWNLGSEVDTQKQQDKAMTLPQMTDAVTKIIRAGTEGGKRTQVFIRGDKTVDYGSVMGAMGGLQKAGVGNVGLITEAP, encoded by the coding sequence ATCGCTCGAGCTCGCAAAAAGCGCAAGCCGGTCGCCGAGATGAACGTGGTGCCTTACATCGACGTGATGCTGGTACTGCTGGTCATCTTCATGGTGACCGCGCCGATGCTCAATCAGGGCGTGAAAGTTGATCTGCCCAAGGTTTCCAGCGAAGCCTTGCCGCAGGACAACAACACCCAGGTCCTGACCATTTCGATCAAGGCTGACAAGACCTACTACTGGAACCTTGGCAGCGAAGTCGACACGCAAAAGCAGCAGGACAAGGCAATGACCTTGCCGCAAATGACTGACGCTGTGACCAAGATCATTCGCGCCGGTACTGAAGGCGGCAAGCGTACCCAAGTGTTCATCCGCGGCGACAAGACCGTTGATTACGGTTCCGTCATGGGGGCGATGGGCGGGTTGCAGAAAGCCGGAGTCGGTAACGTTGGCCTGATTACCGAGGCGCCCTGA
- the gcvT gene encoding glycine cleavage system aminomethyltransferase GcvT, which produces MSTEQLLKTPLHALHIELGARMVPFAGYDMPVQYPLGVMREHQHTRDQAGLFDVSHMGQIRLTGANAAKALETLVPVDIIDLPVGMQRYAMFTNETGGILDDLMVANLGNDELFLVVNAACKDQDLAHLRQHIGDQCTIEPLFEERALLALQGPAAVTVLARLAPEVANMTFMQFTRVKLLGVDCFVSRSGYTGEDGFEISVPAANAEALARALLAEPEVAAIGLGARDSLRLEAGLCLYGHDMNTETSPIEASLLWAISKPRRADGARAGGFPGAETVFTQQQAGVSRKRVGLLPQERTPVREGAEIVNDAGEIIGTVCSGGFGPTLGGPLAMGYLDSAYIAIDTPVFAIVRGKKVPLLVSKMPFVPQRYYRG; this is translated from the coding sequence ATGTCCACCGAACAACTGTTGAAAACCCCGTTGCACGCACTGCACATCGAACTCGGCGCCCGCATGGTGCCGTTTGCCGGCTACGACATGCCGGTGCAATACCCGCTGGGCGTGATGAGAGAGCACCAGCACACCCGTGATCAGGCCGGGCTGTTCGATGTCTCCCACATGGGTCAGATCCGCCTGACCGGCGCCAATGCCGCCAAGGCTCTGGAAACCCTGGTGCCAGTGGACATTATCGACCTGCCGGTGGGCATGCAGCGTTACGCCATGTTCACCAACGAAACCGGCGGCATCCTCGACGACCTGATGGTCGCCAACCTCGGAAACGACGAACTGTTCCTGGTGGTCAACGCCGCCTGCAAGGATCAGGACCTGGCGCATCTGCGTCAGCACATCGGTGATCAGTGCACCATCGAGCCGCTGTTCGAAGAGCGCGCCTTACTGGCGTTGCAAGGTCCGGCAGCAGTCACCGTGCTCGCACGCCTGGCGCCTGAAGTGGCGAATATGACCTTCATGCAGTTCACCCGTGTGAAATTGCTGGGTGTGGACTGCTTTGTCAGCCGCTCCGGCTACACCGGTGAAGACGGTTTCGAAATCTCGGTGCCGGCCGCCAACGCCGAAGCCCTGGCTCGCGCTCTGCTGGCCGAACCGGAAGTCGCGGCCATCGGCCTCGGCGCCCGTGATTCACTGCGCCTGGAAGCGGGCCTGTGCCTCTATGGCCACGACATGAACACCGAGACCAGCCCAATCGAAGCCAGCCTGTTGTGGGCCATCTCCAAGCCTCGTCGTGCCGATGGCGCACGGGCTGGCGGCTTCCCTGGCGCTGAAACCGTGTTTACCCAGCAACAAGCCGGTGTCAGCCGCAAGCGCGTAGGCCTGCTGCCTCAGGAACGTACGCCCGTGCGCGAGGGTGCAGAGATCGTCAATGACGCGGGCGAGATCATCGGCACCGTGTGCAGTGGCGGGTTCGGTCCGACCTTGGGCGGCCCCTTGGCCATGGGTTACCTCGACAGCGCCTACATCGCCATCGATACACCTGTGTTCGCGATCGTTCGTGGGAAAAAGGTGCCTCTGCTTGTAAGCAAAATGCCATTTGTTCCACAACGCTACTATCGTGGCTGA
- a CDS encoding RDD family protein has protein sequence MSKHLLNPQGDFPAATLGRRLAAMFYDFLLCTALLIVTSGVYKMIQMAIIGEDKMRTLTEAGALDGDPLLSTVLLFVLFGFFAKFWTWSGQTLGMQVWCIRVQNADGSSISLWQALLRFVVSIASLLCVGLGFIWSLFDKQKRSWHDMYSNTQLVRIPKKTK, from the coding sequence ATGTCGAAACACTTGCTCAACCCTCAGGGCGACTTTCCCGCCGCAACCCTGGGTCGTCGCCTGGCAGCGATGTTCTATGACTTCCTGCTGTGCACCGCCCTGCTGATCGTCACCAGCGGCGTTTACAAGATGATCCAGATGGCGATCATCGGCGAAGACAAAATGCGCACCCTGACCGAAGCCGGCGCGCTGGACGGCGATCCGTTGTTGTCGACGGTGCTGTTGTTCGTGCTGTTCGGCTTCTTCGCCAAGTTCTGGACCTGGTCCGGCCAGACCCTGGGCATGCAAGTGTGGTGCATCCGCGTACAGAACGCCGACGGCTCATCCATCAGCCTGTGGCAGGCACTGCTGCGGTTCGTGGTGTCGATCGCGTCGCTGCTATGCGTTGGGCTGGGGTTCATCTGGTCACTGTTTGATAAACAGAAACGCAGCTGGCATGACATGTACTCCAACACCCAACTGGTGCGCATCCCGAAGAAAACCAAATAA
- the tolA gene encoding cell envelope integrity protein TolA, which produces MQQQREPTASESYFWPSVWAIVLHVLVFGMLFVSFAFTPELPPAKPIVQATLYQLKSKSQATTQTNQKIAGEAKKSAARQTEVEQMEQKLIEQEAIKAAEQKKEDAAQKAEESKKADETKKAEEAKKADEAKKADEAKKTAEAKKAEEKQLADIAKKKSEEEAKKAAEEEAKKAAAEEAKKKIVEDAKKKAAEDAKKKSEAEEAKKKVAEDAKKKAAADAAKKKSQEAARKSAEEKKAQALADLLSDTPQRQQALADEQGDEVAGSFDDLIRARAAEGWARPPSARKGMTVVLQIGMLPDGTVTSVTVSKSSGDGPFDASAVAAVKNIGRLTEMQGMKPGDFAPYRSFKMTFTPEDLAL; this is translated from the coding sequence ATGCAGCAACAGCGAGAGCCAACAGCCTCGGAAAGCTACTTCTGGCCTAGTGTCTGGGCGATTGTCTTACACGTGCTGGTTTTCGGCATGCTGTTCGTCAGTTTCGCCTTCACACCGGAGCTCCCGCCGGCCAAGCCGATTGTCCAGGCAACCCTGTACCAGCTGAAGTCGAAAAGTCAGGCGACCACCCAGACCAATCAGAAGATTGCGGGTGAGGCGAAGAAATCCGCCGCGCGCCAGACCGAAGTCGAACAGATGGAGCAGAAGTTGATCGAGCAGGAAGCGATCAAAGCCGCGGAACAAAAGAAGGAAGACGCGGCTCAAAAAGCCGAAGAATCCAAGAAAGCCGACGAGACCAAGAAAGCGGAAGAGGCTAAAAAGGCTGACGAAGCCAAAAAAGCCGATGAAGCGAAGAAGACCGCGGAAGCCAAAAAGGCCGAAGAGAAACAATTGGCTGATATAGCTAAGAAGAAGTCTGAAGAAGAAGCCAAGAAAGCGGCTGAAGAAGAGGCCAAGAAAGCGGCCGCGGAAGAAGCCAAGAAGAAGATTGTCGAAGACGCGAAGAAGAAAGCCGCGGAAGACGCCAAGAAGAAATCTGAAGCTGAAGAGGCGAAAAAGAAAGTCGCCGAAGACGCGAAGAAGAAAGCTGCTGCCGATGCTGCGAAGAAGAAATCGCAGGAAGCGGCACGTAAATCCGCCGAAGAGAAAAAGGCTCAGGCCCTGGCAGATTTGCTTTCCGACACGCCGCAGCGCCAGCAGGCCTTGGCGGATGAGCAGGGTGACGAAGTCGCCGGCAGTTTCGATGATTTGATTCGTGCTCGTGCAGCGGAAGGCTGGGCTCGTCCTCCTTCGGCACGCAAAGGCATGACGGTCGTTCTGCAAATCGGCATGTTGCCGGACGGTACGGTGACTTCGGTCACTGTGTCCAAGTCCAGTGGTGATGGTCCGTTTGACGCTTCGGCTGTAGCGGCGGTGAAGAATATTGGACGTTTGACAGAAATGCAGGGAATGAAGCCGGGCGATTTCGCCCCGTATCGTTCATTCAAGATGACATTCACACCTGAGGATCTAGCCTTGTGA
- the queC gene encoding 7-cyano-7-deazaguanine synthase QueC translates to MTEQLNTTEKRAVILLSGGLDSATVVAMARAEGYSCYTMSFDYGQRSHAELHAAERVARDLGVVEHKVIGLNLNGMGGSALTDRSIDIPEELGEGIPVTYVPARNTVFLSLALGWAEVLGARDIFIGVNAVDYSGYPDCRPEFIESFERMANLATKAGVEGNGFRIQAPLQNLSKAQIVQAGVKLGVNYGLTVSCYQADDNGRACGKCDSCRLRAEGFAAAGISDPTPYF, encoded by the coding sequence ATGACTGAACAATTGAACACCACTGAAAAACGTGCGGTCATTTTGCTGTCCGGCGGCCTGGATTCGGCCACTGTTGTGGCCATGGCCCGGGCCGAAGGCTACAGCTGCTACACCATGAGTTTCGACTACGGTCAGCGGTCGCATGCCGAATTGCACGCCGCCGAGCGTGTTGCCCGGGATTTGGGTGTGGTCGAACACAAGGTGATCGGCCTGAATCTGAACGGTATGGGCGGCTCGGCACTCACCGACAGAAGCATCGACATCCCCGAGGAGTTGGGGGAGGGCATACCCGTCACTTATGTACCGGCGCGCAACACGGTGTTCCTGTCGCTGGCGTTGGGTTGGGCTGAAGTGCTCGGTGCGCGTGACATCTTTATCGGTGTCAACGCCGTCGATTATTCCGGCTACCCAGACTGCCGTCCGGAATTCATCGAGTCCTTCGAGCGCATGGCCAATCTGGCGACCAAGGCCGGTGTAGAGGGCAATGGTTTCCGTATCCAGGCGCCACTGCAAAACCTCAGTAAGGCGCAGATCGTCCAGGCGGGCGTTAAGCTGGGCGTCAATTACGGGCTGACTGTTTCCTGCTATCAAGCCGACGATAATGGCCGTGCATGCGGTAAATGCGACAGCTGCAGGCTGCGTGCTGAAGGCTTCGCAGCGGCCGGAATCAGCGATCCAACACCTTATTTTTGA
- the queE gene encoding 7-carboxy-7-deazaguanine synthase QueE: MQDTLRITEVFYSLQGETRTAGLPTVFVRLTGCPLRCQYCDSAYAFSGGTVRTLDDILEQVAGFRPRYVCVTGGEPLAQPNAIPLLQQLCDAGYEVSLETSGALDISAVDSRVSRVVDLKTPGSKEAHRNLYENIELLTPNDQVKFVICSREDYDWAVSKLIQYGLDRRVGEVLFSPSHHDLNARDLADWVVADNLPVRLQLQLHKYLWNDEPGR, translated from the coding sequence ATGCAAGACACATTGAGAATCACCGAAGTTTTCTACTCGTTGCAGGGTGAAACGCGGACTGCCGGGCTGCCCACTGTTTTTGTGCGCCTGACCGGTTGCCCATTGCGTTGCCAATACTGCGACAGCGCCTATGCGTTCTCTGGCGGCACTGTCCGCACGCTCGACGATATCCTCGAGCAAGTGGCCGGGTTCCGCCCGCGTTATGTGTGTGTCACCGGCGGCGAGCCGCTGGCGCAACCTAACGCCATCCCATTGCTCCAGCAGTTGTGCGACGCCGGTTACGAAGTGTCACTGGAAACCAGTGGTGCGCTGGATATCTCGGCGGTAGATTCACGGGTCAGTCGTGTTGTCGACCTGAAAACCCCGGGTTCGAAGGAAGCGCATCGCAACCTTTACGAGAACATCGAGCTGCTCACGCCCAACGATCAGGTGAAATTTGTCATCTGTTCGCGGGAAGACTACGACTGGGCCGTATCGAAGCTGATTCAGTACGGTCTGGACCGGCGTGTCGGCGAAGTGCTGTTCTCGCCAAGCCACCACGACCTGAATGCTCGGGACCTGGCGGATTGGGTGGTGGCGGACAACCTGCCAGTGCGCCTGCAATTGCAGCTGCATAAATATCTTTGGAATGACGAGCCGGGGCGCTGA
- the ybgF gene encoding tol-pal system protein YbgF encodes MRTCRRAVTVLALSLAPLAVWAAVPVVEDNSGYNNSGSSYPPAGYGTNGAYAGGGVSAPVSAQGELFNQLQSMQEQISRQQGIIEVLQNDVARMKQENLERYQDLDRRIGTGVAPAATPENSSSGGNLNAPGAAAGAGAGAAAAQAPAAGSEPADPAKEKLYYDAAFDLIKAKDFDKASQAFAAFLRKYPNSQYAGNAQYWLGEVNLAKGDLQGAGQAFAKVSQLYPKHNKVPDSLYKLADVERRLGHPDKVKGILQQVVSQYPGTSAAQLAQRDLQRM; translated from the coding sequence ATGCGAACGTGCCGTCGTGCTGTAACTGTTTTGGCTCTCAGCCTCGCACCGCTTGCGGTGTGGGCTGCGGTTCCTGTGGTCGAGGACAACTCCGGCTATAACAATAGCGGGAGCAGTTATCCGCCTGCGGGTTACGGTACGAACGGCGCCTATGCCGGGGGAGGGGTTTCGGCCCCTGTCTCGGCACAGGGCGAGCTGTTCAACCAACTGCAATCGATGCAGGAGCAGATCTCGCGCCAACAAGGCATCATCGAAGTTCTGCAAAATGATGTAGCGCGCATGAAGCAGGAAAACCTGGAGCGATATCAGGATCTTGATCGGCGCATAGGAACCGGCGTTGCACCAGCCGCGACTCCTGAGAATTCTTCCTCCGGTGGCAATTTGAACGCCCCCGGTGCTGCAGCGGGTGCAGGTGCAGGGGCGGCTGCCGCTCAAGCGCCTGCCGCGGGTAGCGAACCGGCGGATCCGGCGAAGGAAAAACTGTATTACGATGCAGCCTTCGACCTGATCAAGGCCAAGGATTTCGACAAGGCCAGCCAGGCTTTTGCCGCTTTCCTGCGCAAATACCCGAACAGCCAGTACGCGGGTAACGCCCAGTACTGGTTGGGCGAAGTGAACCTGGCCAAAGGCGATCTGCAAGGTGCAGGTCAAGCCTTTGCCAAGGTGTCGCAGTTGTACCCCAAGCACAACAAAGTGCCTGACTCGCTGTACAAGCTGGCTGATGTAGAGCGCCGCCTCGGTCATCCCGACAAGGTCAAAGGCATTCTGCAGCAGGTGGTGTCCCAATATCCGGGCACTTCCGCCGCTCAGCTGGCCCAACGCGATCTGCAACGCATGTAA